Proteins encoded within one genomic window of Apis mellifera strain DH4 linkage group LG1, Amel_HAv3.1, whole genome shotgun sequence:
- the LOC410741 gene encoding proton-coupled amino acid transporter-like protein pathetic isoform X2, whose translation MSHKMLSQGVSVHGGNSQRTPMRPMIAEYDPKKHGVKTELSDTVLVKYKCEKNDIPITVTNGSTLPLVERPNDEEAALYNPFEHRKLAHPTSDLDTLIHLLKGSLGTGILAMPMAFRNAGLLFGLFATFFIGAVCTYCVHILVKCAHNLCRRTQTPSLGFADVAEAAFLVGPEPVQKYARLAKATINSFLVIDLIGCCCVYIVFISTNVKGVVDYYTETDRDIRFYMAALLPFLIIFSLVRNLKYLAPFSMLANVLIATGMGITFYYIFSDLPSIKDVPNFSSWSQLPLFFGTAIFALEGIGVVMPLENNMKTPTHFIGCPGVLNTGMFFVVLLYSTVGFFGYWRYGEDTKASITLNPEQSDILAQSAKLMIAVAIFLTYGLQFYVPMEIIWKNVKQYFGSRKLLAEYVIRIVMVIFTVTVAIAIPNLGPFISLVGAVCLSTLGLMFPSVIELVTVWDQENGLGACYWKLWKNLAIISFGVLGFLTGTYVSIQEILDENK comes from the exons AGAACACCAATGCGCCCAATGATAGCGGAATACGACCCAAAGAAGCACGGTGTGAAAACAGAACTGTCAGACACGGTTCTAGTCAA ATACAAGTGCGAGAAAAATGACATACCTATTACCGTCACGAACGGTTCGACGTTACCACTTGTGGAACGACCAAACGATGAGGAAGCGGCCCTTTACAATCCGTTTGAGCACAGAAAGTTAGCACATCCCACATCGGATTTAGACACACTGATACATCTACTGAAAGGAAGCTTGGGAACTGGGATCTTAGCTATGCCAATGGCCTTCCGGAATGCCGGTCTTCTGTTTGGCTTATTCGCTACGTTCTTCATCGGAGCTGTTTGCACTTACTGCGTGCATATTTTGGTTAAATGTGCACATAACCTATGCAGGCGGACTCAAACGCCGAGCCTAGGGTTCGCTGATGTCGCTGAAGCGGCGTTTCTTGTCGGTCCTGAACCTGTACAGAAATACGCTAGATTAGCAAA agCGACGATCAATTCGTTCTTAGTGATCGACTTAATAGGCTGCTGCTGCGTGTATATCGTTTTCATCTCGACCAATGTAAAAGGGGTAGTTGATTATTATACGGAAACCGACCGAGATATCCGATTTTACATGGCGGCATTGTTACCTTTCTTAATCATATTCTCTCTCgtgagaaatttgaaatatctggCGCCATTTTCCATGCTTGCAAATGTTCTGATCGCCACTGGAATGGGGATCACGTTCTACTATATTTTCAGCGACTTACCAAGCATAAAGGATGTACCAAACTTCTCGAGCTGGTCTCAATTACCTCTCTTCTTTGGCACGGCTATTTTCGCTCTCGAAGGCATTGGTGTA GTAATGCCCCTCGAGAACAACATGAAGACACCGACGCACTTCATCGGTTGCCCAGGTGTCCTGAACACCGGCATGTTCTTCGTGGTATTGTTATACAGCACCGTAGGTTTCTTCGGTTACTGGAGATACGGCGAGGACACGAAAGCCTCGATCACATTGAACCCCGAGCAGAGCGATATCCTTGCCCAATCCGCCAAATTGATGATCGCCGTGGCCATCTTCCTCACCTACGGCCTCCAATTTTACGTGCCCATGGAGATAATCTGGAAAAACGTGAAACAATATTTCGGTTCGAGGAAACTCTTAGCCGAATACGTGATACGTATCGTGATGGTGATATTCACGGTGACCGTGGCTATTGCCATACCAAACTTGGGTCCGTTCATTTCCTTGGTAGGCGCCGTATGCCTGTCCACCCTTGGCTTGATGTTCCCGTCGGTGATCGAACTGGTCACCGTGTGGGATCAGGAAAACGGATTGGGCGCCTGTTACTGGAAACTGTGGAAGAACTTGGCTATCATCTCGTTCGGCGTGCTGGGCTTTTTGACCGGTACTTACGTGAGCATCCAAGAGATTCTCGACGAGAATAAATGA
- the LOC410741 gene encoding proton-coupled amino acid transporter-like protein pathetic isoform X1 yields the protein MGNTDSVHDVEMNSLSNADNDRPYIKRTPMRPMIAEYDPKKHGVKTELSDTVLVKYKCEKNDIPITVTNGSTLPLVERPNDEEAALYNPFEHRKLAHPTSDLDTLIHLLKGSLGTGILAMPMAFRNAGLLFGLFATFFIGAVCTYCVHILVKCAHNLCRRTQTPSLGFADVAEAAFLVGPEPVQKYARLAKATINSFLVIDLIGCCCVYIVFISTNVKGVVDYYTETDRDIRFYMAALLPFLIIFSLVRNLKYLAPFSMLANVLIATGMGITFYYIFSDLPSIKDVPNFSSWSQLPLFFGTAIFALEGIGVVMPLENNMKTPTHFIGCPGVLNTGMFFVVLLYSTVGFFGYWRYGEDTKASITLNPEQSDILAQSAKLMIAVAIFLTYGLQFYVPMEIIWKNVKQYFGSRKLLAEYVIRIVMVIFTVTVAIAIPNLGPFISLVGAVCLSTLGLMFPSVIELVTVWDQENGLGACYWKLWKNLAIISFGVLGFLTGTYVSIQEILDENK from the exons ATGGGGAATACGGACAGCGTCCACGACGTGGAGATGAACTCCTTGTCCAATGCGGACAATGATCGTCCTTACATCAAG AGAACACCAATGCGCCCAATGATAGCGGAATACGACCCAAAGAAGCACGGTGTGAAAACAGAACTGTCAGACACGGTTCTAGTCAA ATACAAGTGCGAGAAAAATGACATACCTATTACCGTCACGAACGGTTCGACGTTACCACTTGTGGAACGACCAAACGATGAGGAAGCGGCCCTTTACAATCCGTTTGAGCACAGAAAGTTAGCACATCCCACATCGGATTTAGACACACTGATACATCTACTGAAAGGAAGCTTGGGAACTGGGATCTTAGCTATGCCAATGGCCTTCCGGAATGCCGGTCTTCTGTTTGGCTTATTCGCTACGTTCTTCATCGGAGCTGTTTGCACTTACTGCGTGCATATTTTGGTTAAATGTGCACATAACCTATGCAGGCGGACTCAAACGCCGAGCCTAGGGTTCGCTGATGTCGCTGAAGCGGCGTTTCTTGTCGGTCCTGAACCTGTACAGAAATACGCTAGATTAGCAAA agCGACGATCAATTCGTTCTTAGTGATCGACTTAATAGGCTGCTGCTGCGTGTATATCGTTTTCATCTCGACCAATGTAAAAGGGGTAGTTGATTATTATACGGAAACCGACCGAGATATCCGATTTTACATGGCGGCATTGTTACCTTTCTTAATCATATTCTCTCTCgtgagaaatttgaaatatctggCGCCATTTTCCATGCTTGCAAATGTTCTGATCGCCACTGGAATGGGGATCACGTTCTACTATATTTTCAGCGACTTACCAAGCATAAAGGATGTACCAAACTTCTCGAGCTGGTCTCAATTACCTCTCTTCTTTGGCACGGCTATTTTCGCTCTCGAAGGCATTGGTGTA GTAATGCCCCTCGAGAACAACATGAAGACACCGACGCACTTCATCGGTTGCCCAGGTGTCCTGAACACCGGCATGTTCTTCGTGGTATTGTTATACAGCACCGTAGGTTTCTTCGGTTACTGGAGATACGGCGAGGACACGAAAGCCTCGATCACATTGAACCCCGAGCAGAGCGATATCCTTGCCCAATCCGCCAAATTGATGATCGCCGTGGCCATCTTCCTCACCTACGGCCTCCAATTTTACGTGCCCATGGAGATAATCTGGAAAAACGTGAAACAATATTTCGGTTCGAGGAAACTCTTAGCCGAATACGTGATACGTATCGTGATGGTGATATTCACGGTGACCGTGGCTATTGCCATACCAAACTTGGGTCCGTTCATTTCCTTGGTAGGCGCCGTATGCCTGTCCACCCTTGGCTTGATGTTCCCGTCGGTGATCGAACTGGTCACCGTGTGGGATCAGGAAAACGGATTGGGCGCCTGTTACTGGAAACTGTGGAAGAACTTGGCTATCATCTCGTTCGGCGTGCTGGGCTTTTTGACCGGTACTTACGTGAGCATCCAAGAGATTCTCGACGAGAATAAATGA